The Paracoccus albus region CTGATCATTGTGGGCGAGGATTATGGCGAAGGTTCCTCTATCATGCAGGAGCGGACACACGCCTTCGCCATGAAGTCGCAATTCTGGCTGCTGGACCCGCGGCCCAACCTGCCCTCTATCGTGAAATCGGTCAGCGACGGTTTCGATCTGTCCGAGGCATCGAACACGCCGGTCATGCTGATGGTGCGCATCCGGTCCTGCCACGTTACCGGATCTTTCGAGTGCCGCGACAACAAGCCCCCCGAATTTACCGTCAAGGATGCGCTTGCCAATCCACGGTCTGACTTCTCGCGCGTGGTGCTGCCGCCGATGTCCTATGCGCATGAGCAGGACAAGATAAACAACCGCTGGCCGGCCGCAGAGGCTTTTATCCGCGAGCGCAAGCTGAATGAGCGGTTCGGGCCGGACGATGCGCCTGTCGGTATCGTCATGCAGGGTGGCATGTATAACGGCGTCATTCGCGCGCTGCAGCAGCTTGGCCTGGCGGATATCTATGGCAACACCGACATTCCGCTATATGTGCTGAATGTGACCTACCCTTTGGTGAACAGCGAATTTCTGGAATTCTGCGAGGGGAAGGAACAAATACTGGTTGTCGAGGAAGGCCAGCCGGAGTTCATCGAAAACCAGTTGAGCGCATTCCTGTATCGCGCAAAGTCGGACGTCATGCTGCACGGCAAGGACATCTTTCCGATGGCCGGCGAATATACCGGAACGGTGATGCGCGAATCCATTGCGACATTCCTGAAAGACGCCGCGCCCGGAATGCTGGCCGATGCGCTGCGCGCGCCGAATTCCGCGCCGCCCGAAATACCGGATCTTTCGAAAACCGTTCCGATCCGTCCGCCCGGTTTCTGCACCGGGTGCCCTGAACGGCCGATCTTCGCCGCCATGAAACTGGTCGAACAGGAACTGGGCAAACATCAGATTGCCGCCGATATCGGCTGCCACCTGTTCGCTTCCCTGCCGCCATTCGAGATCGGCGGCGCAACGATGGGATACGGGCTGGGACCTGCGGCCAATGGCGCATTCGACGGGGGCGGCGACAAGCGGTCGGTCGCGATCATTGGCGATGGCGGTTTCTGGCACAACGGTTTGTCGTCATCCTTCACCAATATGGCGTTCAACAAATCCGATGGCGTGGCGATTGTCGTAGACAATTTCTATTCTGCGGCGACGGGTGGACAGGACGTCATGTCCTCACGCGCAAACAACGAGACGAAGTCGACGAAAAACCCGATCTCAAAAGCTCTGGCCGGGATCGGCATCAATTGGGTCCGGCAGATCGACCGCACATATGATGTCGGCAAAATGCGGGACACCATCCGAGAGGCACTGACGACCAAGGAAAAAGGGCCGAAGGTCATCGTTGCCTCCTCTGAATGTATGCTGAACCGGCAGCGTCGCGAAAAGCCGCTGCGCAACAAGGCCATCAAGGAAGGCCGTCGCGTCGATGTTCCGCGCTTCGGCGTGGACGAAGATGTGTGCACTGGCGATCATGCCTGTATGCGCCTGTCCGGCTGCCCGTCCCTGTCGCTGAAAACGCTCGACGACCCGTTGCGTGATGATCCCGTGGCCAGCATCGACCAAAGCTGCGTGGGCTGCGGCAATTGCGGCGAGGTGGCAGATGCGGCAATCCTCTGCCCCAGCTTCTACCGCGCCGATGTGATTCACAACCCCGGCAAGTTTGAGATCTGGCGCGCAGGCGTCCGCGCCAAGTTCCGCAACTATCTGACAGAGCGGCGCACGAAACGCCGCCTTGATCTGGGAGCATCGTCATGAACGCCCATGTCAAAACCACAGGCGAAGGCAGCGACCAGTCCGCCGGTATCATCAAGCTGGCGATCCTTGCCGTGGGCGGTCAGGGCGGTGGCGTGCTGACCAGCTGGATCGAATCCGTGGCGCGGGCGAATGGATACGCCGCGCAGGCAACCAGCGTCGCCGGCGTTGCCCAACGCACAGGCGCGACGGTCTATTATGTCGAGATGGCACCGGAGGGTCCGCAAAAGCCGGTATTCTCACTGATGCCCGCTGCCGGTGATGTCGACATCATGATCACGGCAGAGATGATGGAGGCTGGCCGGTCGATCATGCGCGGATTTGTGACGCCGGATCGGACAGTGCTGATCACCTCCTCGCATCGAGCGCTTGCCGTTTCAGAAAAGATGGTTCCCGGTGACGGTATCGCATCAAGTGAAGAGGTCATTGCGGCGGCGCAAATCGCCGCACGCAAACTGATCTGCGAGGATTTTGACAAGCTCGCAGTCGCCAACGGATCGGTCATTTCCGCAACCTTGTTCGGCGCGCTTGCGGGCTCTGGCGCCCTACCCTTCACACGAGACGCCTTTGAAGATGCGATCCGCACCAGCGGCAAAGGAGTTGATGCCAGCCTTCGCGCTTTTGCCGCCGCCTTTGACGTCGCTGCAAATGGCGGCCCCGCACCAAAAGCTGAAACGGCTGCTCACAGTCCTGCCCAACAGGCAATCGGCGGCCCCGACAGGCTGCAAGCTCAGTTTCACGAACTGGCAAGCCGCACGAACGATCTTCGCCCTGAAGCAAGAGAAATGGCACTGACGGGACTGCGCAAAGTTGTTGATTTTCAGGACATCGCATATGGCGCCGAATACCTCGACCGCGTGCAGAAAATTGCCGAGATCGACCGGACCGATGCTCGCATGACGCGAGAGGCGGCGAAATACATCGCCAATGCGATGACCTATGACGACATCATCCGGGTGGCCGATGCAAAAACGCGCGACGGGCGCGACCGGCGCATCGCCGATGAAATGCGCCTGAAGGATGGCCAGCTTATGCAGGTGACAGAGTTCCTGCACCCCCGCGCCGAAGAGATCGTGTCCCTTCTTCCCGCCAAGATGGGCGCTCGCTGGCAAAGCAATCCGCGGCGCATGAAACTTGTCGACAGATTGTTCAATCGCGGGCGCCGTATCCGCACGGACGGTATCATCGGCTTCGGGATGCTCTATCTGCTTGGTGGGGCGAAATCATGGCGCCGCCGCACCCTGCGCCACGCCGAAGAGATGGCGCATCTGGACAGCTGGTTGGGGCGCGTTCATGCCGCCGCCGCGCATGATCAGGAAACAGCGATCGAGCTGCTGCGCTGTCAGCGGCTGATAAAGGGTTACTCTGACACTCATGCGCGCGGTCAGTCAAAGTTCGCTCGAGTCATGGATGGGGCGTCAATGGTCGAAGGTCGAGCCGATGCGGCGGACTGGATACGCCGGATGCGCGAAGCCGCCCTTCAGGACGAGAAGGGAGAGGCATTGGACGGCGCGCTACAGACCGTCCGCAGTTTTGCCTGACTTACCCGCGATGCCCGTTGCAGCGGGCATCACCGGACTTTCAACCGGCTGCTGAAAGGCTGTCACGCAGCCTGCGAAAGGTGTCACGCATACGGTCAAGGTCCTGATCGTCAAGCTCTGACAACAGGCCACCGATCATCTGCAGGTGGTCAGAGGCGAGAAGATCGAAGAACTCTGCCCCCTCTGGCGTCAGACGAACCGATACGCGTCTGCGATCTTCATCTGACAGGATGCGTTCGACCATGCCGTCTTGCACCAGCCGGTTAACCACTGCTGTCGCATTGCCATTGGAGATCAACAACATTCGCGACAGTTCTGACATCGTCAGCCCTTCGCTGCGGCGATGAAGCATGGCCATCACGTCAAAGCGCGGCAGGGTCGTATCATGCTCTACCCGAAGATATTCGCGCAGGCGGTTCTCAATCTGCCGGGTCACACCCAGCATCCTGATCCAAAGCCGCAACCTGCGGGTAGCCAGCGGATCAGCGGCTGCCGGATTGTCATTCAGACCTGCACGATCAGATCCCATCGCTGCCCCCAGTGATTTCATTCTTATACTGTTTCCATTCTCTCTATGGGCAAAATTCTTTCAAGAATAAAAATTTTAAGCTGCGACAAGATGCTTTTCTCCCTCAGATCGGCACCGTACCTATGCTTGCCCCTCCGCAGACGAACAGGGTCTGCCCGGTGATAAAGCCAGCATCGGGATCGGCCAGAAACATGAATGTCCGCGTGACATCTCGAACCGTGCCCAATCGCCCCACGGGAATACGCTTGGCAAGATCGGCTTCCTGATCACTGCCCTTTGGTACAATACCCCAGAAGTTATCCGTCAGTATCGGACCGGGTGCGACGACGTTGACCGTTATTCCATGCTCGGCCAGTTCGAGTGCCCAGGTCCGCGCCATGCCGATCATACCGGCCTTTGACGCGGAATAGGCGGTTCGGGTTTTTGCCCCAAGCGCTGCGCGGGAGGCATTGAACAGGATGCGCCCAAAGCCGCGGGCCTTCATTGCAGGCAGGAACGCCTGCGCCAAAGTCAGCGCCGACGCAAGATGAAGCTGAGTCAGTGCCAGCATTTCATCCGGCCGCGCGTCCTCGATCAGGTTTGGCAGGATAATCCCGGCATTGTGGATGAAATGCGTGACCTCGTGCTTCGCAGCGACATCCGCCGCGGCTTGTGCGACCGCAGCCGGATCGGACAGATCGCAGATCACATGCTCAACCTCCGCCGCCTCGCCCGGATGCCGCGCCAGCGAGATCACCTTCCAGCCCCGCGCGGTCATGTCGGCCGCCAGATCCGCGCCAATCCCCTTGTTTCCGCCGGTGATGACGGCTGTGTATTCGCTCATGGCAGCAACTGAATATTACCGAAGGCCGCATCGCAGTTGAGGATATCGACACGCTTGCCTGCGATTTTGATCCCGCCATCCGTCGCCTTCAGATCATGCGTCACTGTCAAGGCCAGCAATTGCTGTTCATCCAGCCGCGTTTCGACATAGTGCATCTTGGTCATGACCTTCGCTGCATCGTCGGAAATCTCGACGATGCGCGGGCGGTTCAGCACATGGTGGCAGCGGCTTTTCGGTTTCTGACTGAAGGTCCGCGCCCCGGCCAGCCTTTCGATCCGAAGGCGCAGCATGAAGTTGTCCTCATACAGCAGTGAGGTTTCGTTGATCGGGTCCTGCTGGTTCCAGTTCAGCGGCATCCAATAGACCGCATCGGGCAGCCAAAGCTCCAGCCATTCGTGAAACTGGCCCTCATCCAGCATCCACGCCTCGTCATAGATGAAATCGGTGACCTCTTCGCGGTTCATGCCGCACCCCCGATCATGAAGCGTTTCCAGGCATCGAACTGGTTGCGCATCTGGCGTTCGGTCGTGCCATTCAACTCGGCGGTTTCGGTGAAATCCTCGTCGTCCTCGTAAAGCCGCTGAATATTCACCCATTCGAGGCCGTCGGACATCAGCCCTTCCTGCGCGCGCTCATACATTTCCAGATCATCATGCCCGACCATCGAGGTCGGCGCGTTGATCATCCGGTTATACATGGCCGTCCGCGCGGTCAGCTCGGAGGGCGCACCGTCGAGGCTGAAGATCCAGCTTTCGACCAGCGTCTTGTCCGGGCCGAGCGGGATGAAGTTCCGCAATTGCTGGATCGGTCCCTTGATCATGATATTCGGGAAATAGACCGTGTTGTGCCGGTTCTCGCCCAGGATTTCCTGCGCGCGTTCCTCGCCATAGGCTTCGACCATTGCATCGTAATAGCCGGGGATGTCCGAATAGTCGGAATGGATCGAATGATGCACACCGGTATGACCGTGACCGTTCGGCCATGTGCGGATACCCATGTTTTCAAAGAACTCATAGGGCGACATAAAGGGTGCGATGATCTGCATCGCGGGCGGCGTGGGTGTGCCTTCGGGTTTGTCCATCTCCTCCCAGATTTTCACCGCGGTGCCAGCACTGGATTCGTGGGCAACCATCGGGTGGCAGGTATCCGTCTGGTTTTCGACCAGCATCTTCCAGTTGCATTTGTGCATATAGCGCAGCGGCGCACCCGCAACCGTCAGCTTCCCGACAGGAGAGCGGTCGACCATATTATCCAGCGATGACAGGGATTCCCCGAAGAAATCTTCGAAGCTGATCCCTTCCGTCGCCAGCCGCGCGAAGATGAAGCCGCGATAGTTCTTCATGTCGCCCACCGGGGCGAGGCCCTTCGCGGCTTCCGTATCTTCCAGACCCGTGCCCTCATATCCCTTCTTCAGCGGGATCGCGAGCAGACAGCCGTCGGTCTTGAACGACCAAGCGTGATACGGGCACCGGAAGAATTTGCCGGTATTGCCCGCCTTGTCGATGACGATCTTCGTGCCCTTGTGGGGGCAACGGTTATACATGACATAGATTTCGTCATTGCTGTGGCGCACCATAAGCAAAGGCTGATCACCGATCTGCGCGGTGATATAGTCTCCCTTGTTCGGCGTCTGGCTTTCATGGCCGATATAGACCCAGCAGTTCGGAAAGAGATGCTTCATTTCCAGCCGATAGACCTCCGGACTGGTATAAACATCGCGATGAACCTGTTGGGGGCGGATCAAATCGTTGACCCGTTCCTGCAGCGTTGTGGTATCTGTCATGGCTGAAATCTCCTAAAGATCTAGCTTGAGACGGTCTGTCAGCGCGCGGCTGACGCAAATCTGCATGACCTTGCCAGAGTCACGCTCTTCCTTGGAAAGTACGACATCGCGGTGGTCCGGCGTGCCTTCAAGAACATCCGTCTGGCAAATCCCGCAATCACCGCGCTGACAGTCATAGATCAGATCAATGCCTGCTTCCTCCAACGCCTCGATGATCGTCTTGTCCGCCGGCACGGTAATGACCTGCCCGGTGGATGCGACCTCAACCTCGAACGGTTTGTCACCGCTTTGGTGAGAGGTGTTCTCGAACAGCTCGGCGTGAAATTGCGCTTCGGGGCGACCGGCAGCCTCCATCGCCGCGCGGGTGGCGTCGATCATGGGCTTCGGCCCGCAGACATAGATATGCGTCTCGGGATCCGCGCCGTTGACCAAATCTGCAACAGGCACAGGCCCGCCCGCCTGATCGTCATGATGCAGGCTGATCCGGTCGCCGTGACAACCACTCAGCCGGTCGGCAAAGGCGGCCGCTGCGGCCGATCTGCTGGCATAGACCATCCTGAAATCGCGCGAACCCGCGGCAAGTGCCGTCGCCATAGCGATCAGCGGTGTCACCCCGATTCCCCCGGCCAGCAGCAGCACCGGCCCGTCGCCACCATCCAGCGGAAAGTGGTTCTTCGGTCCCGACGCCGAGATTTCATCGCCCGGCCTCAACCCGTGCATGAAGCGAGAGCCACCGTCCCCCTCGTCCTCAAGGCGCACGCCCAGTACGTAAGTTTCTGGCGATGCCGCATTGCCGGAAAAATCAATCAGTGAATAGGCGTTATGCCGGTCGCCGGGCAACGCCACTTCGATATGCGCGCCCGCCTCATATCCCGGCAGAGCCGCACCATCCGCCGATGCAAGTTCGATTTCACGGATCAGTTCGCCGGCATCTTCGACGCGCTGAACGACTAGCTTGAGATCGGACATAAAACCCATCCATCGCTGGTTATGCGTTGGCCAAATTATCGGCATTTGCCCGACTTCCCGTCAAGCTTTAAATTTGAAATAATGAATTTTCATAAATTTCTTGCTTGAAACACCAATGGGTGTAATCTGGCTTTAGGGAATCGCCCCACAGGGCCAGGGAGAACGAAACATGCAACTTAGCAGGAAGACACTCGCCGCTGCGCTTATCGCGCTCGCCATGTCCACCGCAGGCAGCGTGCAGGCGCAGGAAACAACCTTGCGGCTCTCAAACTGGCTGCCGCCCTCGCATCCGGTCGTGAAAGACATCATGGTCCCCTGGGCTGAACAGGTGGCCGAGGCGACCGAAGGCCGGGTAGAGGTGCAAATCCTCGACGCGCCGCTTGGTCCGCCGCCTGCCCATTTCGACCTTGTGTCCAGCGGGGCTGCCGATATCGGTTTCTCGGCCCACAGCTATACGCCCGGACGCTTTACGCTGACGGAAATTGCCGAATTGCCGTTCCTGACCCCCAGCTCCGAAGCGAATTCGGTTGCGCTGTGGAATGTCTGGTCGAACATGCTCGCCGAACAGAATGAACACGCGGGCGTCAAGGTGCTTGCACTGTTCGGCCACGGTCCGGGCCACCTGTTCACGACCGACCGCGCTGTCAGCCCGATGTCGGAACTGGAAGGTGCAAAGATCCGTGTCGCGGGTGCAATTACCGACCAGCTTGTGCAGGGGCTTGGTATGGTGTCGGTCCAGGCGCCTTCTTCCGAAAGCTATGAACTTCTGTCGAACGGGGTGGCCGACGGGATCGTGTTCCCCTATGAATCCGTACCGTTCTTTCGGCTGGACGATGTTGTCACGAACGGCCTTCGCGTCGATGGCGGGTTGTATAACGTGTCATTCTTCTTCGTGATGAATCAGGCAAAATTCGACAGTCTTTCGGAGGAGGACCGCGCAGCCATCGACAGCGTATCGGGTGAAGCCCTTGTGCGCATGGCCGGTCAGGCATGGGATGCCGCCGATGCTGCCGGACTGGCCGCGTTGGAAGGCAAAGTCACCTTCCACGACGCAACCGAAGAAGAGCGCGCCACGATCGAGGAAGATGCGAATGCCATCTACGACCGTGTTCGTGCCGGCTACGAAGCCAAAGGCGTTGACTTCGATGCAGCACTGGCAATGTTCAGGGAAGAACTGGAAAAGGCCGCCCCGTGAACATCGAAACCTTGCGGATGCAGGTCCGCACCGTATCGGCGGTCATCCTTGGGGTGATGCTGCTGGCGCTGACCTGCATCACGGTGCTGGATGTAACTGGGCGCTATATCTTCAATGCGCCCCTGCCCGGCGGGACCGAATTGACAGAGCTGCTGGTCATGGGCGTCATCTTTGCCGGCCTGCCCGCGATCAGTCTGGATGACGGCCACGTCACTGCAGATATTCTCTCACAGCAACTGTCAGATCGAGGCCGCAGCATACAGCTGTTCCTTGCCCGCCTGTGTGCCGTGATCGCGCTGATCCTCGTCTCTATCGAGATGTGGAAACATGGCGCAAGGCTCAGCAGCTATAACCAGACAACCGTCTTTCTTCACATCCCGGTGGGCATCATCGCGCAATTCGCAGCCGGGATTTGCGCGACCTCGGCACTGATTGTCGCTGTGCTGGCACTGACGCGCGCGCCGCATGGAAACTAGGTAGCAACCGCATGGACTGGCCGATTGGAACCGCAATTCTGTTCGCGATGCTGTTTGCCGGCATACCCATCGGCTATGCGCTGACGCTTGTCGGCTTTGTCGGGGTCGCCAGCATTATCGGGATGGACCCGGCACTGGCGATGATCGGGCAGGTCTATGTCGACAGCGGACGAAGCTACACCCTCTCGGTCGTGCCGCTGTTCCTGCTGATGGGGAATATGATCGTCCAATCGAAGATTGCAGATGAGATTTACGATGCTGCCAATGCCTGGCTGCGCCACCGTAAGGGCGGGTTGGCGATGGCGACAGTGGTTGCCTGCGGCGGCTTCGGATCGGTCTGCGGTTCGTCGCTGGCAACTGCTGCGACAATGGGCAAGATCGCCCTGCCCGCCATGCGCCGACACGGCTATTCCGACCGCTTGGCAACAGGGTCCATCGCGGCGGGCGGCACACTTGGCATCATCATCCCGCCCTCTGTGATCCTTGTGATCTATGGCATCCTGACCCAGCAGGATATCGGCAAGCTATTCCTCGCCGGGATCATCCCCGGACTGCTTGGGGTCATCGGCTATATGCTGGCCGTTCGCCTGTCACTCATTATAAGCCGCGAAGAAATCACGCCGCTGTCAAAGCTCAGCCTGACCGAAAGGCTGGTTGCAACGCGCGGCGTCGCGCCTGCACTCGCACTTTTCGCTTTCGTGCTGGGCGGCATCTATCTGGGCGTTTTCACTGCGACCGAAGCCGCCGGCATGGGCGCAGGCGCGTCGATCCTGCTGACCGCGTTTCGTGGTCGGCTGACGCCGCGGGCAACGCTGGCAACCCTGTTCGATACGGGCAAAACCACCGCGGTGATGTTCTTTGTCCTGTTCGGTGCACTGTATTTCCTGAACTACGTCAACCTCTCGGGCCTCTCGACCGATATCCGTGGCTGGGTGCTGGGGCTGGATATGCCGCCCATCGGGGTGATCCTGATGATCATGCTGATGCTGCTGGTGCTGGGCAGCCTGCTGGAAAGCCTGTCCATGGTCATGCTGGTCACACCGATCCTGTTTCCGATCGTCACCGCACTTGGCTTTGACCCCATCTGGTTCGGCGTGTTTCTTGTCGTCGCAACAGAGCTGAGCTATATCACCCCGCCGATGGGCATGAATGTCTTTGTGCTGCGCGTGGTGGCCAAGGACGTGCCAATCGGGCAAATCTTCCGGGGCGTGGTTCCCTTCGTCATTATGGATGTGATACGGCTGATGCTCCTGATCGGCTTCCCCATTCTGGTTCTGCTGATCCCGAACGCGATGTAAGGGCGTGGCGTGCACGAAGCGAGTTCCGAGAAGGCCGGTTTTCTGGACAACTACACTCTGTTCCTGATGGCCGTCGCGAGCGCGAAGGTCAGCAAGAGCTTTCACGAAATCGCTGCAGCACAGGGCCTGTCCGTCGCCGAATGGCGGGTGCTCGCCTGCCTGCATGATCTGGGAACGGCGACGGTCTCTGAACTGTCGCGCCTGTCCTTGCTGGAGCAATCGCGCCTGACCCATCTGATCGGCCGCATTCAGACCCGCGGCCTTGTCAGGCGTTACCGCGACAGTAAGAACCGCAGAAGCGTGCAGGTGAAACTGACGCCTGAAGGGGCAGAGCTTGCAGCGAACCTTGTCCACCAGGCCAAAGAGCATGAGCGCCGCGCCGTCATCGAACGCCTTGGCAAGGCAGATACCGAACGGCTGCACAGATTGCTGCGCAAACTGATGGAAAAGCCGGCCTGAAGGCCCCGTTCAAGCTGACGCAGCCCCGCCGCAGCTTATCGGATCAATCCGGGATGATCGCTGTTGCTTCAATCTCGACCTTGGCACGATCCTCGACCAGGGCAACCACCTGAACAAGCGCCATCGCCGGATAGGATTTGCCGATGGTATTCCGATATGCTTGTCCGATCTGCTTGAGCGACGACAGATATTCAGCCTTGTCGGTCACATACCAGGTCAGCCGAACAAGATGTTCCGGTCGCGCTCCAGCCTCTGCCAAAATCGCGACGATGCTGGACAGCGCTGCCTCCACCTGACTGGCGAAATCGTCCGTCTCGAACTCTTGCTCGGCGTTCCATCCGACGACGCCACCGGTAAAGACCATTCTTCCCGATGCGGCAATGCCGTTCGAATAGCCCGGCGTCGCCTTCCAGCCCCTGGGGTGCAGCACCTCATGTATCATCGGTCAGCTCCTTGAATTCGATAAGTTTGTCCCGCACCTCGTCTGGCCATGGCGTGGCTTTGCCGCCATTGCTGATCCAGACGATTGTCGATGTCGCACGCACACGTTCCTGCCGATCCGCATGGGCCAGAAGGTCCAGCGTCGCACTGGATGTTCCGACGTTCTGAATCCGCAGGCTGAAATCGAGCATATCGCCGAGTCGCGACGGCGCGCTGAATGTGGCCTCAATCCTGACGGTCGGAACGCCCGTACCCTCTTCCATATGCATCCGGCGAAACGGATAACCGACGACTTCGGCAAAGAAGTTCTCCACCACCGAATTCGTCATCTCGAAATAGCGGGGGTAGAAGACGATGCCCGCCGGGTCGCAGTGATTGAATTCAACCTGAATGAAACGGTGATAGCTCATGACATCACACTGCGCGCGATCACCAAACGCTGAACATCGCTTGCACCTTCATAGATGCGCAAGGCACGAATATCGCGGTAGAGTTCTTCGACCTTGACGCCGTGACGCACGCCATCGCCGCCATGCAGCTGGACGGCCATATCAATGACCTCCTGTGCAGCCTCCGTCGCATAAAGCTTGGCCATCGCGGCTTCACGGCTGATCCGGGCCGCACCCTGATCCTTGGTCCAGGCAGCGCGATAGACCAGCAAGGCAGCCGCATCGATCTTCAGCGCCATATCGGCCAGATGCCCCTGCACCATCTGAAGCGAAGCCAGCGCCTCCCCCTGGATCTCGCGGCCTGCCGTCCGCGCAAGTGCCTCGTCAAAAGCGCGCCGCGCCATGCCAAGTGCCGCCGCCCCGACCGTGGGCCGGAAGACATCCAGAACCGACATCGCCAGCTTGAAACCTTCGCCCGCTTTCCCGATCAGCGCCGAATCCGGCAAGAACATGTCGTCCATACGCAACGTGGCAAGCGGATGCGGCGCGATCACCTCAATCCGTTCCGCTATCGACAGCCCTTCACTATCGGCCGGCATCAGGAAGGCGGACAGACCGCGCGCGCCCGGCGCCTCTCCGGTTCGGGCGAAAACAACGTAAAGATCGGCAATTCCGCCATTGGAAATATAGGTCTTCTCGCCATTCAGCCGATAACCCCCATCCACCTTTTCAGCAGTCGTCGCGGTTGCCGCAACGTCTGATCCCGATCCCGGCTCCGTCAGCGCAAATGCCGAAATCGCCGCGCCTGAACGGGTTTTATCAAGCCATTGCCGCTG contains the following coding sequences:
- a CDS encoding TRAP transporter small permease, with amino-acid sequence MNIETLRMQVRTVSAVILGVMLLALTCITVLDVTGRYIFNAPLPGGTELTELLVMGVIFAGLPAISLDDGHVTADILSQQLSDRGRSIQLFLARLCAVIALILVSIEMWKHGARLSSYNQTTVFLHIPVGIIAQFAAGICATSALIVAVLALTRAPHGN
- a CDS encoding TRAP transporter large permease; amino-acid sequence: MDWPIGTAILFAMLFAGIPIGYALTLVGFVGVASIIGMDPALAMIGQVYVDSGRSYTLSVVPLFLLMGNMIVQSKIADEIYDAANAWLRHRKGGLAMATVVACGGFGSVCGSSLATAATMGKIALPAMRRHGYSDRLATGSIAAGGTLGIIIPPSVILVIYGILTQQDIGKLFLAGIIPGLLGVIGYMLAVRLSLIISREEITPLSKLSLTERLVATRGVAPALALFAFVLGGIYLGVFTATEAAGMGAGASILLTAFRGRLTPRATLATLFDTGKTTAVMFFVLFGALYFLNYVNLSGLSTDIRGWVLGLDMPPIGVILMIMLMLLVLGSLLESLSMVMLVTPILFPIVTALGFDPIWFGVFLVVATELSYITPPMGMNVFVLRVVAKDVPIGQIFRGVVPFVIMDVIRLMLLIGFPILVLLIPNAM
- a CDS encoding MarR family winged helix-turn-helix transcriptional regulator, which codes for MHEASSEKAGFLDNYTLFLMAVASAKVSKSFHEIAAAQGLSVAEWRVLACLHDLGTATVSELSRLSLLEQSRLTHLIGRIQTRGLVRRYRDSKNRRSVQVKLTPEGAELAANLVHQAKEHERRAVIERLGKADTERLHRLLRKLMEKPA
- a CDS encoding RidA family protein, whose translation is MIHEVLHPRGWKATPGYSNGIAASGRMVFTGGVVGWNAEQEFETDDFASQVEAALSSIVAILAEAGARPEHLVRLTWYVTDKAEYLSSLKQIGQAYRNTIGKSYPAMALVQVVALVEDRAKVEIEATAIIPD
- a CDS encoding acyl-CoA thioesterase, which encodes MSYHRFIQVEFNHCDPAGIVFYPRYFEMTNSVVENFFAEVVGYPFRRMHMEEGTGVPTVRIEATFSAPSRLGDMLDFSLRIQNVGTSSATLDLLAHADRQERVRATSTIVWISNGGKATPWPDEVRDKLIEFKELTDDT
- a CDS encoding acyl-CoA dehydrogenase family protein; translation: MDRSFLDWPFFEARHRELAEGLDAWADRNLPVDHSDVDDACRGMVAAMGKAGWLQHSGGDKIDVRSLCLIRETLARHDALADFSFAMQGLGMGAISLFGTAEQRQWLDKTRSGAAISAFALTEPGSGSDVAATATTAEKVDGGYRLNGEKTYISNGGIADLYVVFARTGEAPGARGLSAFLMPADSEGLSIAERIEVIAPHPLATLRMDDMFLPDSALIGKAGEGFKLAMSVLDVFRPTVGAAALGMARRAFDEALARTAGREIQGEALASLQMVQGHLADMALKIDAAALLVYRAAWTKDQGAARISREAAMAKLYATEAAQEVIDMAVQLHGGDGVRHGVKVEELYRDIRALRIYEGASDVQRLVIARSVMS